Below is a genomic region from Methyloceanibacter stevinii.
AGGTCAGGGCCGGAACGACGTCGATGGCCGCATCCAGCGCCGCGAACATCATCTCGTTCAATTTCGGTAGGAGAGCCACGTCCTCCAGGTCGAAGAAGATGTAGCCCGCGCGCTCGCCGCCCTCGAGCATGAAGTAGGCGGCTTCGGCCTGAGTTTCGGCGATCACGGCCTGGATGACCTGTCCCAAACTGCCATCCTGAAAGGCTTCGTTTCCGCGTTCCACGGGAATTGAGAATCGCATCATCATTCGCATTGCAGGCGTCTCCTTGGTGTCGGTTCACCGTAGCCAATCCGATATGCAGAAGAATGACTTAGGCAGGAATTTCTGCGGCTCGCCTTGTTGTAAATCTGTCATGAGAGAGGGCTACAGTCCGAACTTCCCTGACTATTATCTAGTCCTCAGAAAGCCCCGGGCGCCTCGTGCGGCCGGGGTTTTCTCTCGTCCTTGCCCGTTCGACGCGGCGCTCAGGCCACGGGCGGGGCCGCCTCCGCCGTGAGCGGCGCGACGGCAATGATCCCGTCGGTGACGTAGTGGTTGACCTTTCCCGCCCCCAATTCCTCGCCCGCCTCGTACAGATCGACGACACCGATCGTGCCGTGCCGGGAAAGCTCGGCCATGATGAAGTCCCGTTCGGCGTTGGTGTCCGAGTCGGTCGCGTGGGTGATCTGGAAGGTCAGGCGCGTCAGCGAAAAGCCCGTATCCTTGGTGCCCGCTCCCACCCAAAGGACGCGCTCGCGGGTGTCGGGCCGGTTGGTGCCATGCCAGAAAACATCGTCCACGGTCTGGGCCTCGGTCAGGCACTTCGCCCAGAACCGGACGTGGTGGCGTTTGCGCGGGCTGTTTCCGATGGGCTTCTGGAAGCCGATGTCCTGGCCGCGCCCGAACAGGTAGAGCGTCGAGAATGGGGCCTTGGGATAGGACGCGTTCAGGACGAACGCTCTGACCATGCCCCAGGAGCTCGACAGCGTGAGCGGGTCGGCCTCGTGCCACCCCGCCTTTGCGAAGGCGGCGCGCAGTTCGTCGAAGGTCCCCTCCAAGGCCAGGTTGACGGGATCGCCCGGCAGGCCGTCGCCGGTAATGGTGAAACTCGGCACGTGCTTGTGCCGGAGGACCATGAGGCCCATCCGCACGATGTAGGGAAGGATGACGTAGGCCGCGAGCGCATAGGTGGCCGCGAGCGCGAGGACCGACGGCAGTTCCCCGTCGACCCACTGGAATACGTTGACGATCAGCCAGATGCCAACGGCGCCGAGGCCGAGGACCACCAGACGCTGCAGGATCAGAATCACGAGTCTCACGGCGCTCAATAGAGCACAGATTCGGGTCTGTCGCTCTCGTACTGTAAGCGCTAGAGGGGAGCGCCGGGCGCTCCCCTGATAACTGTTTGAACTAGGCCCTTTGGTCTAATCGCCGAGGGTAAAGTAGCGCGTCACCCCAATTCGACCCACGTGCATATCGTTGTCGAAGTAGCCGTTGGATTGATAAGTGTCCTGATAGCTGTACGACTGCGTCTGGGCACTCTTCGACGAACTCTGGTAGGTGTAGCTGTCGCAGCACGAGCCGCCTTCGACGGAGCTAGAGGAGCCCTTGGATCGGGAGCTGTTGGTCAACCGAGCGCTCTTTGAGAACCTCTCCTTGCCGAAGTTCGTGTAGCGATACTCTGCCCGAAGCGTCCATTTCGAGGAGAGTCTTTGTTCGAGGCCGCCGCCCACCGTAATGCCGTGAGATCCGAAGTCTGAGATCTGGCCGTAGCCGACGCTAAAGGGGAGATCTTCGACATTGAAGTGTCCGTAGGACCATCCAGCCAGTCCGTAGACAAGCGTATTCGGCGTTGCGAGGTAACCGGCCCTGCCGATGACCGATACCATCCAGTCGAGTTCGAGCTTGTTATGTTCGTCGTATGTATAGGTCTGATTTTCGGAGTCAGTCTCGGTACTCTTTGATTGACCGGTGTCTCCGTCGCTTGAGCTGGACGACGACGACCCTCTTCCGGTGGTCCGCCTGCTTCTTTTCTCCTCCGGAATTGTCGACTGGAACAGCATTTGGCTCAGGCCCCCTTCCACTTGGATGCCGGCCACAACGCGCGGCGTAACGTGCATGCTCGCGCCGAGATAGATATCCGCGAGCGCGCCGTTGTTCCATTCGGTTCCGGCGCTTCGACCAGACACGTACTCGGTAGTGTCTTGGATGCTACGACTCAGATCGGTATTCGAATTGGTCGAACCGTCGGACCTATTGCTGCTGGTGCTGTCCCATTCCTGCGTGGACCGCGATTGATGCCGGTTCCAGTATCTTGAACTAGAGCCGGTCCCGCCGAAGCCCACGGATGCCCCCCAGTACAGCCCCGACCAGTCGTTTTCGCGTTTAGGCTCCATGTCATTCGCAGGAGAGGATACGCGCATTGGGCTTTGTTCTGAGCCTGTGCCTGCGAGGGAAGCCATGACGAGAGCCGTCTCAGGCGGTCCCGAGGAATCGCGATCTACGGTTTCCGCCTCAAGCTGCTTCAGCCTCGCTTCGAGCACTTTGACCCGTTGCTCCAAAGGTGCGAGCGCGTTCACCCGCGCTTCAAGCGCGGCTATAGATTCTTGAAGTTTTGAGATGGACGGTGAGCCGCTGGCCAATCCGACCGATGGAACTGCGCAGGCCGCGGCAACCCCAACTGAAAGTAATAGCGCGCGTGCCATGTGAGCACCGCCCTGAAAACGCTGCAACATACTACCCCCAAGTAGCTTTCTGGACTGCCGGAGCCATCGAGTGATGGACCCATCGACACTTTCTAGGGGGCTAGCTTAGCAGCAAAAATACAATCCAGGGTAGTCGTTGGAGTACTAGTGTGCCGTCCAGCCGCCGTCGGCGGAGAGGGTGGTGCCGGTGATCGAGGTGGCCGCGTCCGAGGTGAGGAAGAGCGCGATGCCGCCCAGTTCCTCGACGGTCGCGAAGCGCTTGTTGGGCTGGCCTGCAAGGAGAACGTTGCGGATGACGTCTTCGCGCGGGATGCCGTGGGCTGCCGCCTGTTCGCCGATCTGCTTCTCGACGAGCGGCGTGTAAACGTAACCGGGGCAGATGGCGTTGCAGGTGATGCCCTTTTCAGCCGCTTCCAGGGCCGTGACCTTCGTCAAGCCAACCATGCCGTGCTTGGCCGCCACATAGGCGGATTTGAACGGCGAGGCGATGAGGCCATGGGCCGAGGCGACATTGATGATCCGGCCCCAGCCCTTCTCGACCATGCCCGGCAGCGCGAGCCGGGTGGTATGGAAGGCCGAGCTCAGGTTGATCGCGAGGATCGCGTCCCATTTGGCCACCGGGAACGTCTCGAGCGGCTCGACGTGCTGGATGCCCGCGTTGTTGACCAGAACATCAATCGCGCCGAATTCGCCGAGGATGAACTTGAACATCTCTTCGATGTCCTCGGGCTTGGACATATCCGCGCCGGAATAGGTCACGGGCACCCCAAATTCTTCGGCGATCGCGTTCTGCTCCGCGTCGATTGCGTCGGGGTCGCCGAACCCGTTGAGGACCACGGCGGAACCGGCGGCCGCGAGCGCACGGGCAATGCCAAGACCGATACCGCTGGTCGAGCCGGTGACGAGGGAGACTTTGTCTTTCAGGCTTTGGGTTGCGGCCGTGCCTTGCTCGGGGGTCATGAGATCCATCGTCCTTGCGTCCTTCGCTGTCCAGTACCGGTCACGGCCGGGCGGGGCCGATGCCGGATACAGGTTAGCGTGCACAGGCTATTGGAACTATGACGCAAGCCGTCACACGTGGAAGCCCCGTGCGCGGCGTCCGGAGAGACTGCCGAAGCCCGTCGGGGGCCTGTCTTGCCGGACGTCTAGCTGCCGGTACGGTCGCCGCCGCCCTGCTGCTCGGTCAGCATGCGGTCGCGCTGCATTTCCAGCCACATGGCGTTCACGACCGCGAACATCGCGGCCAAGGGCAGCCCGAGAAGCCAAGCGAAATACCACATCGTGTCGGGCTCCTTTCTTAGTAAACGGAGTCGGAGGAACCGGTCACCTCCGCCTCGGTCACCTTGCCCCACAGGACCTTGTAGACCCAGGCCGTGTAGGCGAGGACGATCGGCATGAAGATGACCGTCGCGATCAGCATGATGAACAGCGTGTTGTGGGACGACGATGCATCCCAGACGGTCAGCGAGGAATTCGGATCGAACGACGAGGGCAGGATGAAGGGGAACATCGTCAGTCCGACGGACGAGATGGCGCCGAAGATGCCGAGCTGCGACCACAGCAGCGTGGAGACTTCGTGGTCCGAGCGCAGATCCCTGACGGCCATGATCATGCCGGCGAAGCCCAGGATCGGTGCGATCACGATCCACGGCCGGTCGGCATAGGCCGTCAGCCATGTGCTGGTGCGCGTCACCTCGGAAAAGAGGCGGGTTGGACGGCCCGTCGGCGACCTCTCCCACGATGGCGTAGCCTGGAAGCCGAAGGCGAGCCACAGGCCGGCCAAGGCAAAGCCGGCGATTGTCACCATGCCCGCTACCGATCCGATGGAGCGTGCCCGCGCGGCCACGGGGTCCTCGGCCTTCAGGGCAAGCCAGGCTGCGCCATGGGTCAGCAGCATGGCCACGGACACGATGCCGGTCAGAAGCGCAAAGGGGTTGAGCAGGTCGAGGAATTTCCAAAGATAGGAGCTGCCCTCGTAATAGGAGACCAGTTCCGGCGACAGCCTGAAGGGCACACCTTCGAGGACGTTTCCGACCGCGACACCGAAGATGAGAGCAGGGACCGCGCCGCCGACGAACAGCGCCCAGTCCCAGGTGCTGCGCCAGGCCTGTCCGTCACGCTTGGAGCGATATTTGAACGCGACGGGTCTCAAGATGAGTGCCGCGAGCACGGCGAACATCGCCAGATAAAAGCCGGAGAAGCTGACCGCGTAGACGAGCGGCCACGCCGCGAAGATCGCGCCGCCGCCAAGAATGAACCAGACTTGGTTGCCTTCCCAGACAGGGCCCACCGTGTTGATGGCGATGCGGCGCTCGATGTCGGTCTTCGCCACGAAGGGGAGAAGTGCGCCAACGCCCATGTCGAAGCCGTCCGTCATCGCGAACCCGATGAGGAGAACGCCCAGAAGCACCCACCAAATGACGCGAAGAACGTCGTATGTGATCAAGTCGGCAAGGATCATGACATTTACTCCGCGGGGGCCGGGGCGGCGAGAGCGCCCTCATCCATTGCACCCAGCCGGCGCTCATGCTGCGCCTGCCAGGCTTCGGTTTCCTCGACGTCCTGGAACGGCCCTTTCCGGATGTATTTGATCATCAGGGCCATCTCGATGATGAAGAGGATCGAGTAGAAAGTGACGAATCCGGCCAAGGTGATGAGCAGATCCTGCACCGAGAGCTGGCTTGCGGACAGCGCTGTCGGCAGCACCCCATCGACCGTCCAGGGCTGGCGGCCGAACTCGGCAACGAACCAGCCCATCTCGGCCGCGATCCAAGGGGCTGGGATGAGGAACACCGCGAAGATCAAGGCCCAACGCGGATAGCGCTCGCCGCCGAAGCTCGACTTCCAGAAGAAGTAGGCCATGAAGGCGATGAACAGGAAGCCGAGGCCCACCATGATGCGGAACGCCCAGAACAGCGGCGCGACCCCGGGGATCGTGTCGTTGGCGGCTTTCGCGATCTGCTCCGGCGTGGCTTTGGCCGGATCGTCCACATAGCGCTTCAGCAGGAGTGCAAAACCGAGATTGTCGGAATTGTCCTCGAACGCCTTGCGAAGTTCCGGCGCGATCGTCACGGCGGAGGGGTCTCTATCCGGTCGAATACCGCTTGCCCGGGCCGCCTCTCGTTCGGCGCGGATTTGCATCAGCGCGTCGTAGGCCACGACGCCGCTTTCGATGCGCTTTTGCGCTTCGGCGACGAGTTCCTCGATGCCGGGAATCGGGTCGGTCAGGGAGCGCGTGCCGATAATGCCCATGACCCAGGGAATGTGGACGGCGTAGTGCGTCTCGCGAGCTTCCTGATCGGGGAAGCCGATCAGCGTGAAGGAGGCCGGCGGCTTCTCCGTCTTCCACATGGCCTCGATCGCGGCGAGCTTCATTTTCTGGGTGTGGCTGGCCGTGTAGCCCGATTCATCGCCAAGTACGACGACGGACAGCGCTGAGGCGAGGCCGAACGCGGCTGCGACCGATATCGATCGGCGCGCCAGTTCCACATGGCGGTCCTTGAGCAGGTACCAAGCCGAGACGCCAAGGACGAAGACCGAAGCGGTGACATAGCCGGCCGAAACAGTGTGTACGAACTTGGCCTGTGCGACGGGGTTGAACAGGACGTCGTAGAACGACGTCATTTCCATCCGCATCGTGTCCGGATTGAAGACGGAGCCGACGGGGTTCTGCATCCAGCCATTGGCGATCAGGATCCAGAGCGCGGAAAGGTTCGACCCGAGCGCCACGAGCCAAGTCACCGTGAGGTGGCCGACTTTCGAAAGCTTGTCCCAGCCGAAGAAGAAAAGGCCTACGAAGGTCGCCTCGAGGAAGAAGGCCATAAGGCCCTCGACGGCGAGCGGCGCTCCGAAAATGTCGCCGACATAGTGGCTGTAGTAGCTCCAGTTCATGCCGAACTGGAATTCCATGGTGATGCCCGTCGCGACGCCCAAAACGAAGTTGATGCCGAACAGGGTGCCCCAGAACTTGGTCATCTGCCGCCAGATCGGCCGGCCGGTCATGACATAGACCGTTTCCATGATCGCGATGATGATCGACAGACCCAACGTCAGCGGGACGAAGAGAAAGTGATACATCGCGGTCATCGCGAATTGCAGTCGCGATAGTTCGACGACACCGAGTTCCATGACAAACGGTCTCCCAGCCTTTGGTGCGCACTTCTCAGCTCCGAGACCTTACAGCCACGGCGCGCGGGACGCTCTTAACACCCTGTCACAGGGACACTGTGACATACCTCAAATGCGGGGAGAAACAGTCAGGGCACACCGGTGCCC
It encodes:
- a CDS encoding LssY C-terminal domain-containing protein yields the protein MRLVILILQRLVVLGLGAVGIWLIVNVFQWVDGELPSVLALAATYALAAYVILPYIVRMGLMVLRHKHVPSFTITGDGLPGDPVNLALEGTFDELRAAFAKAGWHEADPLTLSSSWGMVRAFVLNASYPKAPFSTLYLFGRGQDIGFQKPIGNSPRKRHHVRFWAKCLTEAQTVDDVFWHGTNRPDTRERVLWVGAGTKDTGFSLTRLTFQITHATDSDTNAERDFIMAELSRHGTIGVVDLYEAGEELGAGKVNHYVTDGIIAVAPLTAEAAPPVA
- a CDS encoding outer membrane protein, which codes for MLQRFQGGAHMARALLLSVGVAAACAVPSVGLASGSPSISKLQESIAALEARVNALAPLEQRVKVLEARLKQLEAETVDRDSSGPPETALVMASLAGTGSEQSPMRVSSPANDMEPKRENDWSGLYWGASVGFGGTGSSSRYWNRHQSRSTQEWDSTSSNRSDGSTNSNTDLSRSIQDTTEYVSGRSAGTEWNNGALADIYLGASMHVTPRVVAGIQVEGGLSQMLFQSTIPEEKRSRRTTGRGSSSSSSSDGDTGQSKSTETDSENQTYTYDEHNKLELDWMVSVIGRAGYLATPNTLVYGLAGWSYGHFNVEDLPFSVGYGQISDFGSHGITVGGGLEQRLSSKWTLRAEYRYTNFGKERFSKSARLTNSSRSKGSSSSVEGGSCCDSYTYQSSSKSAQTQSYSYQDTYQSNGYFDNDMHVGRIGVTRYFTLGD
- a CDS encoding 3-hydroxybutyrate dehydrogenase, giving the protein MDLMTPEQGTAATQSLKDKVSLVTGSTSGIGLGIARALAAAGSAVVLNGFGDPDAIDAEQNAIAEEFGVPVTYSGADMSKPEDIEEMFKFILGEFGAIDVLVNNAGIQHVEPLETFPVAKWDAILAINLSSAFHTTRLALPGMVEKGWGRIINVASAHGLIASPFKSAYVAAKHGMVGLTKVTALEAAEKGITCNAICPGYVYTPLVEKQIGEQAAAHGIPREDVIRNVLLAGQPNKRFATVEELGGIALFLTSDAATSITGTTLSADGGWTAH
- the cydX gene encoding cytochrome bd-I oxidase subunit CydX; this encodes MWYFAWLLGLPLAAMFAVVNAMWLEMQRDRMLTEQQGGGDRTGS
- the cydB gene encoding cytochrome d ubiquinol oxidase subunit II; the protein is MILADLITYDVLRVIWWVLLGVLLIGFAMTDGFDMGVGALLPFVAKTDIERRIAINTVGPVWEGNQVWFILGGGAIFAAWPLVYAVSFSGFYLAMFAVLAALILRPVAFKYRSKRDGQAWRSTWDWALFVGGAVPALIFGVAVGNVLEGVPFRLSPELVSYYEGSSYLWKFLDLLNPFALLTGIVSVAMLLTHGAAWLALKAEDPVAARARSIGSVAGMVTIAGFALAGLWLAFGFQATPSWERSPTGRPTRLFSEVTRTSTWLTAYADRPWIVIAPILGFAGMIMAVRDLRSDHEVSTLLWSQLGIFGAISSVGLTMFPFILPSSFDPNSSLTVWDASSSHNTLFIMLIATVIFMPIVLAYTAWVYKVLWGKVTEAEVTGSSDSVY
- a CDS encoding cytochrome ubiquinol oxidase subunit I translates to MELGVVELSRLQFAMTAMYHFLFVPLTLGLSIIIAIMETVYVMTGRPIWRQMTKFWGTLFGINFVLGVATGITMEFQFGMNWSYYSHYVGDIFGAPLAVEGLMAFFLEATFVGLFFFGWDKLSKVGHLTVTWLVALGSNLSALWILIANGWMQNPVGSVFNPDTMRMEMTSFYDVLFNPVAQAKFVHTVSAGYVTASVFVLGVSAWYLLKDRHVELARRSISVAAAFGLASALSVVVLGDESGYTASHTQKMKLAAIEAMWKTEKPPASFTLIGFPDQEARETHYAVHIPWVMGIIGTRSLTDPIPGIEELVAEAQKRIESGVVAYDALMQIRAEREAARASGIRPDRDPSAVTIAPELRKAFEDNSDNLGFALLLKRYVDDPAKATPEQIAKAANDTIPGVAPLFWAFRIMVGLGFLFIAFMAYFFWKSSFGGERYPRWALIFAVFLIPAPWIAAEMGWFVAEFGRQPWTVDGVLPTALSASQLSVQDLLITLAGFVTFYSILFIIEMALMIKYIRKGPFQDVEETEAWQAQHERRLGAMDEGALAAPAPAE